TTAGATGGAATGAGCTTAAGCTAAGCTAATAGTGGACTTCATGCAACAAATGGACATCTAAAAAAAAGGCATATTAACAATAAATCAAATAGATAAGCAAGGGGCTGAACAGATCTTCATAGAAAACAGAACCCAAACAGAACCACTTAAGATGTCACTAGCAACATGATTTGATCAATAGGGGTGACACTGATCCCATTTAGTTTAAACAGGTTTCAATAATAAGTGAAAGCATGGATTACATTAAACTACTACTAATTAAGTACTGAATAGAGACACGCTAAACATGCTGAACTATTAACAAGCAATCAGCTCATAATGTAATTAACAAATATGCTGAATTACACTAAATATAATTACTAATCAACTAGAAACAACCATAACATCTTAATCATACTTAGACTATTAGCAACAAAGGAACTAACTAACAGCAAACAAAATGGCTATTTATCTTGCTCAAACCACTACCAATTAGAAGACTAGCCATCTAAATAGGCATACAACAATTACCCTATCCTAACGTAACTACAGGAGTTTAACTAAAACATGAATAAGCATGCAAAACTACATTAGGCTTATTATAACATTTTTAAAACTACGATGGCAACCAAGTATACTCTAAGCATGCTTAAAATTACTAATAGCAGATAATTAAGCTAAACAGCAAACTTAAAGCACCGTAAGAAAACAACAAATAAAACCCAAAAATGATTAAATggaaggaaatttaccttcttcgggtgcagcgaagtgggtacggagTCTCGATTTATGCTCGAACACTATCAAAAATCCGAGCTTGAATTCACTCGGACCCGAAATAGTAGCAAaggctaaaagtaaaaaaaacaaAGATGATTTTCTATTTTCCAACGAATCTCCAGAAAATATTTAAAACTGATGAAGACTCTTAATTTCTAGGGAAATTTTTAAGCGGCTAGCCCCCCTCCCCAATGATTCAATCTAGCAATTATTTATAGGGGAACTGCTAGGGTTTTGGGTTTGAAATATCTGGGCGGGATTTGAAAACAAAGATTCAAAGTCGAGTCAAAGCTAGTGCTAAATCTGAACGTTGGAGAGCTTTTTCTGTCATCGATCCGAAAAAGGAGCATGAGACAAAATCCATTTCAAATTTGTACTCGAAAATCAAAAGGAACGTATAAAGGAGATGGATTTTGAATTCACAAAGAGCCAAAATCCATTAAAATCGCTTAGATCAACAACGGACAACAAAGGAAGACGACGAACTTACCATGGTTGAAATCTGACGGGGAAAGGACGAGCATTAATTGCTTTTCCCCGAAATGGCCATGCACGGCCTGGGTTCGCGAAAGGAGCTCTGCTATTTTCCGTTTGTtttgagggagagagagagacgaagggaaagaaagagagagagagagagagagagagagagagagaggagggtgCGGCGGATCTGAAATGAAAAGGGAAGCCCTAGTTGATTTCATTTGGATGACAGGCTGGGTCGGGTAGACTAATCGGGTAGTGGGCTGATGGATTGAAATATGGGCTGGtccaaaatgtttataaaatgaTTGGGGCGGATGGGCTAAAATATATTTTCCTCTTGTGCTATTTTTGCTTCTAAATTTGCATAAAAGAtctattttaattaaaatattacatATTAAAAAAAGTATGTATTTATCAGTGCCCGGATaacaataaaattatatgacgtcgtaatggTCGTGCAATAAtatcagtaaataaacgctattatttaattgcgcAAAATAGATGCGATGCGTAcgcataaggtggtaaaaatgctgaagtGGTTACAATGCAAATcctaataatactggtaataatgataataaaataataatggtaataataataatgataataataataatagtagtggtagtagtaacggtggtaaaataaaaaataataacagcagtgactacaacaggataatgaaatgccggtattaataaaagctaataattatagtaaaatataaataattatttcttaagttgtcaaaaatattagaagcgtaaacagatatttcggaggaaaggtgggacaaaattgggtgtcaacaatatgaaccgtcaacgtgaagctatgcccaactacaattaTAAGAAgcccacaccggaaagccaacaagcaATAACGACTGACGAGACGATCGccgatacaaggaaatcgaagataagtatacttgcgttgcaagagagtcataatagaagaatttccgtagtcctatgcttctgggattgtattgatagatatgagggaaggaagtaaggaaaaagttgtagcaagagctcaaagatgttgcgagctatgaaattagttgaactcggattataagtttatcataagtgtaactggactgcgaaggataataaatggcgaagaaacattacgtatatccgtatttcggataatgatataactggtcttagaaaggaacataaccattaggttcactagcgacacagttatgctgggtaaacatttggaatgtaagggtaaaagagatggcgacaaggatgtaaggattatagagcctgactaatggactacaaaaaaaaaatcgatacagtgtatatctaagatcaacgtGTACAAAAAAGATAGCTCGAGATGGCActgaaggagtaaacgcaaagagggtGCCGTAGAGAGAGAATGGTAGCTGCCCACTAACAAAGAAACAAGGAGCGAGGAAAAAAAATAGTACTTACaggacgatgaatagttatggcacggcaagtcaagactaccataatggagaaataacaagagtgggatgctagttaattttcgatcatgtacatgaggacaaagaattGAAAGAAGATGACTGAAGGTAATAAAAGACctaagaaagaatgagaagagattgacccaagttatagtttaagcaaatggtaatcggaccctaaaggaaaaataattgttataatgaatcaaagatggtgttgtgggttgtaaactacaacattcgaggacgaatatttttaaggggggaaggatgttacaccccgtatcttcgaagagcacttatcaaatttgaaacataagtacgttgagttagggttaagtaaaaccactttggaatataaagagcaagcattattaagtatatttattgagTGAAGGAAGTATATAaagtataccggaaggttttataaggaaatgagtggaagaaatggagtagtacgactttggagaaaggatgggtcatgttttgtgtgaaaattctggtccaacttgagggacaaATATcccttagcatatgaagtgttttgaagtgaaacaaaagcctaaaattaagttcatcgagtctagtttccaacgcaaccaaccgctcgtcgataggacatcgtagtagagaattatggacgttacaaattcgGCTGACAaagtagaaacgcgtgctacaatactgctacagtaccaacctgctacagtgaccccgacctgaatttgaccctatataaagggtaaaaccccCTTTTTTTGGCCATATTTGctcagaaaattctagaaaatttgaagagggagtgagggaatcaaaaagtaagcaattttctagtgacggagtattaatcgaagctcggataaacgcatagatgtgtttctagtatggttttgcggtggattcaaggtgggtattgaagatatcgctgttttaacaaaaataagccatgaatctctccttattaatattaattctggtttatttacgaagatagggTGATGAAAtagttgtataataaagttgttggttgagaaattggacaaacatcacgtgggatgttttatggaatattttggtattgatgatgatgtttttgatgttggtgctgttgtagttgttgttgttttgttggtattgtgatttcgggctaggcatataaacaggggaggtgctactcgaatttcggcaaattataaatggatttatttgaaggactaaaacaagcgtataacgatgagtctaacgattgtgtgaatcctcttaaatgtagacttgcgagctcagaCGAATatgtgtagataattggaggctgaacaagtatgttaaggctcgtccctttctttcaaaggcataattcctatgttacgatttcataaatgcttccacaacttctttgttttcaaaagttagaagtctatgattccaaggcatgattcctttcccgataacccataaatgttttccaaaatgtctgtagtcttccaaaacaaaggtttatgattttgtaagcttttatgactacaacgacggacatgtttttgtaatgacaacgatgatgtcaaagatgagaatatgtctatgatgattatgatgagaatggtttcatgtttgaaagtctcaagttgtggattcaatatgaatatgagaatattgagctatttcttgatcctcaattttattccttgataatgactctattttctaaagacttcaaagtgtatgaattgacgccttatgagatttatgaccttattctatgttttctcttgatgttattcttcattgatagtctcaccttataataattgttccttctaggtgagacatgacgatcatgattattccataatgtaatcggagattaccgaccttacgtcactccaatagagttatagcttttctttgggctctcctgcatgctgtttatatgatatacgaacatgatatatgtatatgtatatggagaatatgggaaaaagggcgaggcgctatagacgcatggcctcctgatcagttggtattatatgacatgataccatcccggacgcgggatgcccgaactctggacatatgtggttaaatggatcggagccgatgcTTCAGCAACACGATATgctctattttatgtatacatgaacaagaaatgtttttcaaaagaaagctaagcatgcatggcatccgccctaagaggcactcatatgtacaggttactcttttatcttacgatacgctctatatttccattatgttattattcatactttacatcccttactatgttattattcataccttacatactcggtacattactcgtactgacgtccttcctgtggacgctgcgttcatgcccgcaagatcaggtagccagtcggacgatccatcgcagtaggacctcccctcagcagcagtcagtacgctccattgatccggagctacaacccttttggcatgctattcggttacgtacatatatgggtacggcagggccttgtcctgtcatttctacagtttgtactccatagaggtctgtagacagtgatatgtagtcgtgatgttatgcagcctcgtcggcatttatattgttgtacagtatatatgtggcGGCCAAATCAGCTCACGCTGTTACTCTCAGTGTTTacatttatatgtatgtgttggccatGAGTTCCCGGTGCGGTGTCTcgtatgttgattgttcgggagacagtacagctcagttacagattgtgtatgggcccatgATAGTCAGTGAGCAGTAAATGCAAGCATAAGAGTGCTTGACCAGTAATGGTCGGGCATTTTTTACGGCctatcagtttgggtcgtgacaccaatcaTCACAAAAAACACCAAATTATCTCaacaagtcataatgcaatgcgatgcaagatgtatcaatgcaatgtaatgcaagatGTATGAATATAATGCCATGCGAATGAGGTGtatacatgtactccggacggaaatatcgacgtctcggtagcacaacccagcctgactcgcgaagtctaagtgccacccgtcccggatatTTGCCCAACATATAGACAgaaccctggctaattgctcacagggggagtctcaccggcaccaccctgggggacccacggAATCGATGCACTAATAACGATTCTGGGATAACATCGAAATCGGCCATGTAACAATGATGCCGACATAGATCATCGGTCATCGGCCcgtcacaatcactcaagtaaagagtcgCTCAGTCAATGATATCAGATAACTACCGgctatcggccatgcaacaatgatgccgaCATAGATTATCGGTCATCGgcctctcacaatcactcaagtaaagagtcgctcaatcaacgataccgaatAATTACCGactatcggccatgcatcatgagtATGAGGGAACGTATGCAATGCACatatcaatgattccggaattgaacctcggacatcggacttctcacaatcactcaagtaaaaggaTTTATCAAACATcaatttcatacaatcaacgatttcggaatggatcttcggacatcagcctTTTTGAATCACTCGAGTAAGGAGTTCATCAATATTAGTTTACTCAATCAATGATATCGGATCaccaccgggtatcggccatgcatgatgaatgtgtgagaatgcgtgcaatgcgtacATTAggtatcaacaaccaattcaattatcacaagtaccacgaagGGTTACGTcaataatgtatcatatcacaataccaataatggTATGCCAGCAAACTATCAATATCACTAGTCCCAGCAACGGGTACGTCAACAATGAGTCATAATACAAATACCAACACGATATACCAATCATATCTCAATCATGACAGTAACACAGATTCAGATATCTACCGCTACCTGTAGAGTCAAATCATCAAAATAAAGCAATAAatacacataacggggtggctagtcccaacacacaacagggcccaacccaaggcaatatctaacccaactacATACTCGAAGTTTCGCatgttgtctccgacaatattctaaatatgtgattcgctatgCATAGTCTCACTGGAGGTAaactataacctacctggactgtcgaaccgcaacaccaacaagtcactcttttgccttgcccttcctctaaagctcagaaccaatgtagtctaagcataatcgaactctatattagaaatcatgaagaatgatgctaatattactatgatatcaattaggtccattttaacagagaaacgggcccacaagggcaaaacagaaaattcgggggcaaaataccaaattaagtactagatgATCATAACTCAATCACTGATTGTTGATTTGACTCAAGAATTGgtctaaatctgatttcaagtaaaaacccccaaattgagtatgaaccctaattctccaaatctgaaattcaaaGTTAAAGTAGAACATATGgcattactaagcttagattcatcacattttaataccaacatcatcaatttaccaagtataaccctagggagaagtctcccaaaaccctccttcaaattccaattctaagggattgaaaagagaaggggaaatctaagatgatAGTGATTAGAGAGGAGTAAAGGATTAGGAAAAGTTTTACCTTCAATAATTTCCTCAAATTGTCTCCACGAACATATTTCCCAAGCTCCAATACCGAGTTATGAAATAATAAGGGTCTAGggcttatttaagacacatttaatgaaataactCAGCACGTGACCGCCACGGCGGATAGGGTGCCACTACAGCGGCGCCGCTATGACGGCTGGGACATCGCCACAGCGGTACAGCTTATATTACATGTGACCTCCCCAGCAGTCATCACACCGCCGTGGCGGTGACGCTGGGGCCGCTCTGGTGCCGCcgttgcgggcaccagacaccagaatttctATAATTTTCAAAGTCTTCAATCGAAATTTTGAGTTAttttcgaggccatctgctcacaacccgACCATGTAAACCCATACAAAAATTTGCTGCGAACGCACTCGTGATCTCAAAATTtacaacggaggtctcattgaccgagtcaaccaccgatgcctacttcccatttcccaCCCAAAGTCCCGAAATGTACCACAATGCATTTGGAACCTAACAAATATACATACAGGTTCTAAACAACTATCCGGGCCTCTCAAAATTTAGGAGATTCCGTAAAAggtccgtttgcccaaaagtcaacctcgggtcaacCCTTTTTCACCTCAAGCCTATATTTTCCCAAAATTTCCCGAATTCGGCCTAGACATCTCGGGAAGTCTGTCAACAGTCCCATTGGGTCAAAAGTGAGTCAATCAATGCTCAGAAACGGGCGAAAGTTCCAAAAgaactataacaaccaaacaaGTTGTTACAGGATGTATTCCTTTGTCGGGTTATGGAATTACCTGAGTGCAATGACGCTTATTGAAAATCTAAATTTATAGATGGATTACCCGCCCTTTTTGCAGAAAGAGTTGGAAAAGCTCTTAGAAAAAGCGAAACCAGTATCAACTATGATAACTATACTTACGGAAAGTTAATACGGACATGTATGAAGGAAGGTTTAGCCTTATGCAATGAAATTAAGCTGAATCAACAAATCAAGAGACATGGTCTAAATGAGagacaacaattaggagaattCTGTGGACAATTTGGAATGGATATTCCACAAACCAAAGCACCTCATAGGcgcaagaaaaagaagaaatattTCTAAGCATGGAAAGAAAAACGCTTGCAAAAGAAAGCAAGGTGGAAAAAAGAATTTAAGAAGAGATAGGATTTTCTTAAATCCAAAAATCCAAGAGCTTGTTACAAATATGGCAGAGTTGGTCATTTTTACAAAAAATGTAAAGTCAAGGGGAAAATTAAGAACCTTGATATTGATAATGACCTAAAAGTATCTTTATACAAGATTTTATTAAATTCAGAACAGGAAGATTCTAGTTTTGAGTCTGATAATTCGGAGGATTCTTCATCAAATGAAGATCTTAGAGTTCTTAAGAATGAGAGTTATACCTCTACCTGCTCAGATGAAGAATGGTGCTGATGTTTACTCATCAAcctattttttatttcatttataatTCTTGAAAATGGCTCAATTGTAAATTGAAATTCAACAACTTTTCCTTCAAAGGTTCCTATAATACCTTTAGTATCCCATATTTGGAtaggaaatattttttgaaaaaatggggTTCCCAAAATTATTTGATTGGAAATATCTTTTACCAGCACAAAACTTTCTGGTATACAGACTTTGTCTTGGCAGATATAAGCTTTGGGTAATTTAAAAGTAATTCTCATTTTCTGCCCATTAGCAGATCTAAGACTATGGGTGGttttatgaaaatattttgaaggaattaatccttcttgaatacaaTTTAAATCAACTCCGCTATCAACTAGAGCGGTGaattcttttttgaaattataatcaattaaaagagtaacttttatttaaaaaaaaatactttgggGAAGTAATAAATTCCAGAGTTTTTAGAAATTCTCCTTCTTTACTGGTACTTTCTTCCGCAGATGTATCTTCTATAATTTTATCTACTGGAATTTCCATAACTTGTTTCCCCCTGTCTTCGATTCTAGAAATCCGTTCATCTAAAATCATATTATGTTGTTTGAGGGTGGAAATCTCCTGTTTGAGATTATTAATCTCTTTTTCCAAATCTCGGGTTGTGGATGGagtagttataatatttctactTTATTGAAGAAGATTTTTAACTTGTGACATGGTGTATGGACCTGGTGATTCTTGTATCTGAATGCCAGTCTGAATTTCTGGCTTCTTGGGTGCTTCATTCACCTTATCAATAATTTGAGATCTAAGCTCTGGATCTTTAATGATTTTTAACAAATCCACAAGGTTATTACCGTctaaaacattgatattggtatCTTGGAATTGGGAGAAGAGATTATAAAACCTTTTTCAGAATTAGAGCAAATGCTTGATGAGAAATTCAAAAGTTTAAATATTAGTCCTTTAATAGCAGAGGATGATGGATCTTGAGATTCACCTGCTAAGATATTTGTGTCATCTTCCTCATTATATGTAGTATGACCAGCTGATGCCATGGATGCATCTGAGGGAATTTCCATATTAAGATTCTGCATTAAatgttttttgaatttttccaCATATGCTGCTATCATTTCATCTGGGGGTATAACTcccttttttatttgaatttttctaACAATATGCTGGAAGGGTCTAGGAATTTCCTTTTGTCTAGAATGAATTGAGTCTCTGTAACTTGCTATTGCAGTGTCAATTTGGTTTATTAACTCTTGTTTAGGAATAGTTCCATCGGTAGATTTTTGAATTAACTTCTTCCAGAACTTTGTATAAAAAATCCTGTGTAGGTTTTTATGAGGTATTACCCACTTTACCAGATCATTTCATGATCCATGAGATAGAgaattcaatgaagaaatacatattagcaATTCCTTCAAAGAACACAGTATTAGTTTCGAAATCTATAATTTTTGGAGAAACTtcaacccattcagtatataaactttTAAAGGGTTTTGGTAATATTATCATCAGAATCAGTAGTCTTAAAATTGATCAAGATAGTATTGTTATTGGTATTCAGGACACAGAATTAAACGCGTCTGATATGGATTTTGATGGTATTTAATGGATCAAGTCAATCAAATTGATTTTAATCGGGGATCACCCGTAAGACAAAAAATTAGTAACGAATTTTATATGCCCAGATGGGAACCATTTACAAAGTggttttttcaaatttttaataATGATGAAAAAACATTTTTTCAAGAATACTTTTATAAGGATCTTTCCAAAGTCAGCAAAATCATATCGTTTGTCCCTTGTTCATGACTAAATACGTAGAAAATTATATTTCCGTGTTAGAACGTGGATATAAATTAACTAATGGAGAGATTGTTAATACTAACCTTGTGGATTTGTTAAGATCATTAAAGATCCAGAGCTTAGATCTCAAATTATTGATAAGGTGAATGAAGCACCCAAGAAGCTAGAATTCAGAATGGCATTCAGATACAGGAATCACCAGGTCCATACACTATGTCGGAAGTTAAAAAAATTCTTCAACAAAGGAGAAATATTATAACTACTCCAGTCATAATAATAGTaacaataataatagtagtaataataataataatgtaatAATAAAAgttataataataatactaataataatactaataataatattagtagtagtagtagcagtagtagtagtaatagtagtactactactactactaataataataaaaaccctggctctgataccatcggGGAAAATCCAAAATGAagtgataataatagtaataataataatactaataataatactaatttAAATATATAATAAGCGAAGGTTCATGAGTACGACGAAGGGCATTTTCGCGAATATGGACTTCTTTATAGCTAATTGTAAACATATATTTGAGACCTAAAAAATAAACATGTGTCCCGCTAAGACTCAACTCTTCTCTTCTACACACTTCGGTTCCATTTCAATGGTTTTCTCTCTCATTCATCATCTTCACTCTAGTTTATTAGCTTTCCAACTGTTTATTGGAGGCATATCCACGTGCAACTTACACTACTTTAGGAGAGTAGTATAAAAGTACTGGTCCATGTATACCTTCTTGGAATGATCTTTCtgtatttaaaaaattaaaagaaaaagagcCTCTCGAACTATCTGGCTTTGTCTTCATCCTCAATTTGTGTTGATATCTGTAAAAATCTGTTCTTACAATTTTAGGTATGCTTCTTGCTCTTGGAATTGATGAAACTGTAGAGCCAAAAGATCAAAGCAGATTTGAAGATTTCCTCCATACATTGAATCCTACTGGTTTGCCTCCTTATAAGTTAGTTCTAAAGCAAAATTGTCCAATTATATTACTACGCAATTTAAATCCTTCTGAAGGTTTAGGCAATGGTACACGCttaatttgttctgatttcaaaACTCATATTATTAGTGCTAAAATTGCAAGTGGTGACTTTAAAGGTAAACATGTTTTTATTCCTCGAATACTATTGTTATGCTCACAAGACGAAAAATTGCCTATTCAATTTAAGAGAACACAATTTCCTATTCGACTATGTTTTGCTATGACTATAAATAAATCTCAAGGTCAGACAATAGATTCTGTAGGAATTTATTTACGTGAACCTGTCTTTTCACACGGTCAACTTTATGTTGCTTTATCAAGAGCAAAAAGTTCAGGCCGTGTAAAAATGTTAATCCAACCCGCAACAGTAGATGATCCTGATGACCATTCTACCTACAATATA
The nucleotide sequence above comes from Lycium barbarum isolate Lr01 chromosome 3, ASM1917538v2, whole genome shotgun sequence. Encoded proteins:
- the LOC132630219 gene encoding uncharacterized protein LOC132630219, whose translation is MKKYILAIPSKNTVLVSKSIIFGETSTHSVYKLLKGFGNIIIRISSLKIDQDSIVIGIQDTELNASDMDFDGMLLALGIDETVEPKDQSRFEDFLHTLNPTGLPPYKLVLKQNCPIILLRNLNPSEGLGNGTRLICSDFKTHIISAKIASGDFKGQTIDSVGIYLREPVFSHGQLYVALSRAKSSGRVKMLIQPATVDDPDDHSTYNIVYNEIIHKAFS